A section of the Nerophis ophidion isolate RoL-2023_Sa linkage group LG16, RoL_Noph_v1.0, whole genome shotgun sequence genome encodes:
- the wdr77 gene encoding methylosome protein 50, giving the protein MIKENRWNIPPNAPACMEKHLCAGHYRADGTLLLGSSSLTGRSWQSSVWIYSNPEQAPNEGFCKAGVQTEAGVTDVKWLSDKGVVVASDSGALELWELLEDERLLVNRFTKHEHDHIVSSVSPMAAGNSVVTGSMDCRIKVWDVSQEKVVNTYNVHTQAVTCVSCSPTEESLFTSCSQDGRVLMWDTRKPDKPARRIDVEGPSCIPTTVTWHPHHSSTIAFGDELGKVSVKDFLSTEPPRVESVHRRRVNALAFSTHSTPLLACISEDCSLAVLNSDLQEIFRDRRHQDFVKGVCWLQGGSNKLTTVGWDHLVLHHTVDPAGSAPSTS; this is encoded by the exons ATGATTAAGGAGAATCGTTGGAACATTCCTCCGAACGCTCCGGCGTGCATGGAGAAACATCTTTGTGCGGGGCACTACAGAGCAG ATGGCACATTGTTGCTTGGATCTTCCAGCCTCACTGGCAGGAGCTGGCAGAGCTCCGTGTGGATATACAGCAACCCCGAGCAGGCCCCCAACGAGGGCTTCTGCAAAGCTGGTGTGCAGACCGAGGCTGGAGTCACAGACGTCAAGTGGTTGTCTGACAAGGGCGTCGTGGTGGCATCAGACTCGG GTGCCTTGGAGCTGTGGGAGCTGTTGGAGGACGAGCGCCTCCTGGTGAACCGCTTCACCAAGCATGAGCATGACCACATTGTCAGCTCGGTGAGCCCCATGGCTGCAGGCAACAGTGTTGTCACGGGAAGCATGGACTGCAG AATCAAAGTGTGGGATGTCAGTCAAGAGAAGGTTGTCAACACATACAACG TGCACACACAAGCGGTCACATGTGTGTCCTGCAGTCCGACAGAAGAATCTCTCTTTACTTCCTGCAGTCAG GATGGCCGAGTGCTGATGTGGGACACACGCAAGCCGGATAAGCCGGCGAGAAGAATAG ATGTTGAAGGCCCCAGCTGCATACCCACCACTGTCACCTGGCACCCCCACCATAGTAGCACAATTGCCTTTG GCGACGAGTTGGGCAAAGTGTCTGTCAAGGACTTCCTGTCCACAGAGCCACCTAGAGTGGAGAGCGTCCACCGGCGCCGAGTCAACGCGCTCGCCTTTTCGACACACAG CACCCCCCTGCTTGCCTGCATTAGCGAGGATTGTTCTCTCGCTGTCTTGAACTCGGACCTGCAGGAAAT CTTTCGAGACAGGCGCCACCAGGACTTTGTCAAAGGTGTGTGCTGGCTGCAGGGGGGCTCCAACAAGCTCACCACTGTGGGCTGGGATCACCTCGTGCTGCACCACACTGTGGATCCAGCAGGGAGCGCTCCCAGCACATCTTAG